Proteins encoded in a region of the uncultured Erythrobacter sp. genome:
- the thrS gene encoding threonine--tRNA ligase → MTELLKISLPDGSVRQVEPGSTPADIAAAIGPGLAKAALAARVDGEVRDLGRPFEGDAELALITTKDEADALELVRHDYAHVLAEAVQALWPGTQITFGPATDDGFYYDVMAPASREPFGVDDLPAIEEKMREIIKADKPLVREVWSREQLIEKWSSEGEAFKAEWAQELPEDEDLTVYWSGEPGTEGAWLDMCRGPHLASTGKLDPQAFKLMRTAGAYWRGDQRNAQLTRIYGTGWLNKKQLKQHLHNLEEAAKRDHRKLGREMDLFHLQEEAHGSVFWHPKGYRIWRELESYMRRKMDGGGYREIKTPQLMDVRQWEQSGHWGKYAENMFAVPDMVPEVDEAGDGLAKPSVEQDADWMAIKPMNCPAHVLVFKQGITSYRDLPIRLGEMGCCHRNEPHGALHGLMRVRQFTQDDAHIFCTEDQVVEEVRKFCKLADSVYQDFGFTYHVKLATRPEQRFGSDADWDKAEQELRDAVAEAGMDNEEYGWEELPGEGAFYAPKLEWHLTDAIGRTWQVGTIQGDRVLPDRLDATYVGEDGGRHRPVMLHRAIFGSYERFIGILIEHYAGRLPVWLAPVQAVVAPIVSDIDGYAEEVEAKLAAAGLRVTSDLRNEKINYKVREHSLAKVPHILVVGKREAEEGGVAMRTLGEKEQRVLSLDEAISLLTSAATPPDLAA, encoded by the coding sequence ATGACCGAATTGCTCAAGATCAGCCTGCCCGATGGATCCGTGCGCCAAGTAGAACCGGGCAGCACGCCTGCCGATATCGCCGCTGCGATTGGGCCGGGCCTTGCCAAAGCTGCGCTGGCCGCGCGCGTGGATGGCGAAGTGCGGGACCTCGGCCGCCCGTTTGAAGGCGACGCGGAACTCGCGCTGATCACCACCAAGGATGAGGCCGACGCGCTCGAGCTGGTCCGCCACGATTACGCCCACGTCCTCGCTGAGGCTGTTCAGGCGCTATGGCCAGGCACGCAGATCACGTTCGGCCCAGCAACCGATGATGGCTTTTACTACGACGTGATGGCCCCGGCTTCTCGCGAGCCATTCGGTGTGGACGACCTGCCTGCCATCGAAGAGAAAATGCGCGAGATCATCAAGGCAGACAAGCCGCTGGTCCGCGAAGTCTGGTCGCGCGAGCAGTTGATCGAGAAATGGTCCTCCGAAGGCGAAGCGTTCAAAGCCGAGTGGGCGCAGGAACTGCCAGAGGACGAAGATCTGACGGTCTATTGGTCCGGCGAGCCGGGCACCGAAGGAGCGTGGCTCGATATGTGCCGCGGGCCGCACCTTGCTTCGACCGGCAAGCTTGATCCGCAGGCTTTCAAGTTGATGCGCACGGCGGGCGCCTATTGGCGCGGGGATCAGCGCAACGCACAGCTGACGCGCATTTACGGCACCGGCTGGCTCAACAAGAAGCAGCTGAAACAGCACCTCCACAACCTTGAGGAAGCGGCCAAGCGCGATCACCGCAAACTGGGCCGCGAGATGGACCTGTTCCACCTTCAGGAAGAGGCGCATGGCAGCGTCTTCTGGCACCCCAAAGGTTATCGCATCTGGCGCGAGCTGGAGAGCTATATGCGCCGCAAGATGGATGGCGGCGGCTACCGTGAGATCAAGACGCCGCAGCTGATGGATGTGCGCCAGTGGGAGCAATCCGGCCACTGGGGCAAATATGCCGAGAACATGTTCGCCGTGCCCGACATGGTGCCCGAAGTGGACGAAGCGGGTGACGGCCTAGCAAAGCCGTCAGTCGAGCAAGATGCCGACTGGATGGCGATCAAGCCGATGAACTGCCCGGCGCATGTGCTGGTCTTCAAGCAGGGCATCACGTCCTATCGCGACCTGCCGATCCGGCTGGGCGAAATGGGCTGTTGCCACCGCAACGAGCCCCACGGCGCGCTGCACGGCCTGATGCGTGTGCGGCAATTCACGCAGGACGACGCGCATATCTTCTGCACCGAAGACCAGGTGGTCGAGGAAGTGCGCAAGTTCTGCAAGCTCGCCGACAGCGTCTATCAGGACTTCGGTTTCACCTATCACGTGAAGCTCGCGACGCGGCCTGAGCAGCGCTTTGGTTCCGATGCGGACTGGGACAAGGCCGAGCAGGAACTGCGTGACGCCGTGGCCGAAGCAGGCATGGACAATGAAGAATATGGCTGGGAAGAGCTGCCGGGCGAAGGCGCGTTCTATGCGCCGAAACTCGAATGGCACCTGACCGATGCAATTGGCCGGACGTGGCAGGTCGGCACGATCCAGGGCGACCGCGTGTTGCCCGACCGTCTCGATGCGACCTATGTCGGTGAGGATGGCGGAAGGCACCGCCCCGTGATGCTGCACCGCGCGATCTTCGGCTCTTACGAGCGGTTTATCGGCATTCTGATCGAGCACTATGCGGGCCGCCTCCCCGTGTGGCTCGCGCCTGTGCAGGCCGTGGTCGCGCCGATTGTTTCGGATATCGATGGCTATGCCGAAGAGGTCGAAGCGAAGCTCGCGGCAGCTGGACTTCGCGTGACGAGCGATCTGCGCAACGAGAAGATCAATTACAAAGTGCGCGAGCATTCATTGGCGAAGGTCCCGCACATACTGGTTGTCGGCAAACGCGAGGCAGAGGAAGGCGGTGTTGCAATGCGGACGCTCGGCGAGAAAGAGCAGAGAGTACTCTCGCTCGACGAGGCGATTTCGCTGTTGACCTCTGCTGCGACCCCGCCCGATCTGGCTGCGTAG
- a CDS encoding sulfite exporter TauE/SafE family protein, with amino-acid sequence MAIAALTAFAAGFVRGLAGFGLSVVLVPVLQLAIDPAAAVLVGIVSLFLIGLTDIGRIRRDADRSAVPLTLIALAFMPLGLWSLTALPADWARVLIALVSLGAFVLVVVPLGKVEMPRKSALAISGLATGFFGGFAGMPGPGMAPFYLRGRLAPEAARASMMAIFLVVTPLSALFFIALGVGTWREAALAAALFPFVLIGDWFGHRAFGRVTARQWQISTALVLGGAALGALWKLL; translated from the coding sequence TTGGCAATTGCCGCGCTCACCGCCTTTGCGGCAGGTTTCGTCCGTGGGCTTGCCGGGTTTGGCCTGTCGGTGGTGCTGGTGCCGGTGCTGCAACTGGCAATCGATCCGGCGGCGGCGGTGCTGGTCGGGATCGTGTCGCTATTCCTGATTGGATTGACCGACATCGGTCGCATTCGCCGCGATGCCGACCGCTCGGCGGTGCCGCTTACGCTGATTGCGCTCGCGTTCATGCCGCTTGGCCTATGGTCGTTGACCGCACTCCCTGCCGATTGGGCGCGGGTTCTGATCGCGCTGGTTTCGCTCGGAGCGTTCGTCTTGGTCGTCGTGCCGCTCGGCAAGGTCGAGATGCCGCGCAAATCGGCGTTGGCAATTTCGGGGTTGGCGACAGGCTTTTTTGGCGGTTTTGCAGGCATGCCCGGCCCGGGAATGGCACCCTTCTATCTGCGTGGGCGGTTAGCCCCCGAAGCGGCACGCGCTTCGATGATGGCGATTTTCCTCGTGGTCACGCCGCTATCGGCGCTGTTCTTCATTGCGCTTGGCGTAGGAACGTGGCGCGAGGCCGCATTGGCTGCGGCGCTCTTCCCGTTTGTGCTTATCGGGGACTGGTTCGGCCACCGCGCCTTTGGCAGGGTAACCGCTCGCCAGTGGCAGATCAGTACAGCTCTGGTTTTGGGCGGAGCTGCGCTGGGCGCGCTCTGGAAACTGCTCTGA
- a CDS encoding thioredoxin family protein yields MTKPLYAPLIALITLATASLVVPHQSSAQADGEKLSDEPVLLELFTSQGCSSCPPADRLAQKLDREGELIVISRPVDYWDRLGWKDTFASPANTSLQRTYAQRGLAGYNGVYTPQTVVDGLLGEVGSNEDKIRRFAAEAARAKRAAIRILKTKGGNFGVGLGGTTKQRAELMLIGVSRSETVAIGRGENGGRQITYTNVLVGEKRIATWNGGKASHPIDRSALNIRGADRYALVLREQGGGRVLSARWID; encoded by the coding sequence GTGACGAAACCCCTCTACGCCCCCCTAATCGCGCTGATCACCCTTGCGACAGCATCGCTGGTCGTCCCCCATCAAAGCTCGGCACAGGCCGACGGAGAAAAACTCTCCGACGAGCCGGTCTTGCTTGAGCTGTTCACCAGCCAAGGCTGCTCATCATGTCCCCCGGCAGATCGCCTTGCGCAGAAACTTGATCGTGAAGGCGAGCTGATCGTCATTTCTCGCCCGGTCGATTACTGGGACAGGCTCGGGTGGAAAGATACGTTTGCAAGCCCCGCCAACACCAGCCTCCAACGCACCTACGCCCAGCGCGGACTGGCGGGATATAATGGCGTCTACACCCCCCAGACCGTGGTCGATGGCCTGCTTGGCGAAGTGGGTTCGAATGAAGATAAGATCCGCCGCTTTGCGGCAGAAGCAGCCAGAGCGAAGCGCGCAGCCATTCGAATCCTCAAAACCAAAGGTGGCAATTTCGGTGTAGGTTTGGGCGGCACAACGAAACAACGCGCGGAGTTGATGCTGATCGGAGTGTCCCGGAGCGAAACCGTCGCGATCGGACGCGGAGAAAATGGTGGGCGCCAAATAACTTACACCAACGTTCTGGTTGGCGAGAAGCGTATCGCAACCTGGAACGGTGGCAAAGCCAGTCATCCGATAGATCGCAGCGCACTCAACATTCGTGGAGCCGATCGCTATGCTCTGGTCTTGCGCGAACAGGGCGGCGGCCGCGTTCTTTCGGCGCGCTGGATCGATTAG
- a CDS encoding agmatine deiminase family protein, with amino-acid sequence MAVLMPPEWAPQDWLWIGFPHLAEEWPGYLDRAQEQLAAFANAVAESGQDVRLLVRDEANEARARSLVSEKVTLERRSYGDVWLRDTGPLIVFDGKSRSARRFGFNGWGGKYEMPGDETIGAELARDAGMPLETSAMILEGGAVDGDGTGLVATTEQCLLNLNRNPGMSRPKIEAELEGMLGFDRVLWLGDGLINDHTDGHVDNLARFVGPNRLVVPEATGNDDPNAAIYDDAAERASDYGVDVVRIPSPGLIIRDRAIEPASYVNFAITTHLVVVPTFGSPNDADGVAAIAALFPDRETLGLPADAVLAGGGGFHCASQQMPRQMGAALKS; translated from the coding sequence ATGGCCGTCCTGATGCCCCCGGAATGGGCACCGCAGGATTGGCTGTGGATCGGCTTCCCGCATCTGGCCGAGGAATGGCCGGGCTATCTCGATCGCGCGCAGGAGCAGCTTGCAGCCTTTGCCAATGCGGTGGCGGAGAGCGGCCAGGACGTTCGGCTGCTGGTCCGCGACGAAGCCAATGAAGCGCGTGCCCGGTCGCTCGTCAGCGAAAAGGTGACGCTCGAACGACGCTCCTATGGCGACGTCTGGTTGCGGGACACCGGGCCGCTCATCGTGTTCGATGGCAAGAGCCGTTCAGCACGCCGTTTCGGCTTCAATGGCTGGGGCGGCAAGTATGAAATGCCGGGCGACGAGACGATCGGCGCCGAGCTGGCACGCGACGCCGGCATGCCGCTCGAAACGTCGGCCATGATCCTCGAAGGCGGTGCTGTCGATGGCGACGGCACAGGCCTCGTCGCCACAACCGAGCAATGTCTGCTCAATCTCAATCGCAACCCCGGCATGTCACGCCCGAAAATCGAGGCTGAGCTGGAGGGAATGCTCGGTTTCGACCGCGTTCTTTGGCTCGGCGACGGGCTGATCAACGACCACACCGATGGCCATGTTGACAATCTAGCGCGGTTTGTAGGACCAAACCGATTGGTCGTTCCGGAAGCGACCGGAAACGACGATCCCAACGCCGCGATCTATGACGACGCGGCGGAGCGCGCCAGCGACTACGGCGTTGATGTGGTCCGCATTCCGTCTCCGGGCCTCATCATCCGCGACAGAGCAATTGAACCTGCCAGCTACGTTAATTTCGCGATCACAACGCATCTGGTCGTCGTCCCAACCTTCGGATCGCCTAACGACGCGGATGGAGTTGCAGCGATCGCAGCCCTTTTCCCGGACCGCGAAACGCTCGGCCTGCCCGCCGATGCCGTGCTGGCGGGCGGCGGCGGATTCCACTGCGCCAGCCAACAAATGCCTCGGCAAATGGGCGCTGCGCTGAAAAGTTAA
- a CDS encoding M28 family metallopeptidase → MIKRAIGLGAVLAGALALAGCEDMMPGGDAAAELIIPEVESGEISEATMKDITRELSSDEFDGRMPGTEGETKTVALLTERFEAAGLQPGNGDSWVQEVPLVEITGKNFAPLTITNGETDFALDFGSEWVGVTYREDAQTQLANSEMVFVGYGINAPERDWNDYEGVDVTGKTVVILVNDPDYETEGLEGKFNGRAMTFYGRWTYKYEEAARQGAAGAIIVHDTEPTSYGWNVVESSWSGPQAYPQRGENAPDLTIMNGWVQKEVAREILAAAGQDLDELTAAAKTEDFEAVELGMTASTSFENDIRTFSSQNVIGVLPGSEAPEEYVIHTAHWDHLGRCTPAPDGDDICNGAVDNATGTAALVALAEAHAKAGAPKRSLVFLAVTAEESGLLGAYYYASNPVFPLDQTVGGINMDAFLIAGPAKDVTVVGPGKSQLDAFLDAALVADGRVATPNPNPEAGYYYRSDHFAFAKQGVPMLYLDGGEDLIEGGREAGAAVATDYRDNRYHGPKDEFDENWDWSGVMADLQLFYRIGRSMAQSSSWPNWNEGDEFRATRDESCASADTGC, encoded by the coding sequence ATGATCAAACGCGCAATTGGCCTTGGTGCCGTTCTTGCGGGCGCACTCGCGCTGGCAGGTTGCGAAGATATGATGCCTGGCGGCGACGCTGCTGCCGAGCTTATCATCCCCGAAGTGGAGTCGGGCGAAATCTCCGAAGCCACGATGAAGGACATCACCCGCGAACTGTCGAGCGACGAATTCGATGGGCGCATGCCGGGCACCGAAGGCGAGACCAAGACGGTCGCGCTGCTCACCGAACGCTTCGAAGCTGCGGGCCTTCAGCCGGGCAATGGCGATAGCTGGGTGCAGGAAGTGCCGTTGGTCGAGATTACCGGCAAAAACTTTGCCCCGCTTACCATCACCAATGGCGAAACGGATTTCGCGCTGGATTTCGGCAGTGAATGGGTTGGCGTCACCTATCGTGAAGATGCGCAGACGCAGCTTGCCAACAGCGAAATGGTGTTCGTCGGTTACGGTATCAACGCTCCAGAGCGCGATTGGAATGACTACGAAGGCGTTGATGTCACAGGCAAGACCGTGGTGATCCTCGTCAACGATCCCGACTATGAGACCGAAGGTCTCGAAGGGAAATTCAACGGCCGCGCGATGACGTTCTATGGCCGCTGGACCTACAAGTATGAAGAGGCCGCTCGCCAGGGCGCAGCGGGTGCGATCATCGTTCATGACACCGAACCGACGAGCTATGGCTGGAATGTCGTGGAAAGCAGCTGGAGCGGCCCGCAAGCCTATCCTCAGCGCGGTGAAAATGCCCCGGATCTCACGATCATGAATGGCTGGGTGCAGAAAGAGGTCGCCCGCGAAATCCTTGCTGCTGCCGGACAGGATCTCGACGAGCTTACCGCTGCCGCGAAGACGGAAGACTTCGAGGCTGTCGAACTCGGCATGACGGCTTCGACCAGCTTCGAAAACGACATCCGCACATTCTCTTCACAGAACGTGATCGGCGTTCTTCCCGGGAGCGAAGCACCAGAAGAATATGTCATTCACACCGCGCACTGGGACCACCTTGGGCGCTGCACACCGGCACCCGATGGCGACGACATCTGCAACGGCGCGGTGGACAATGCGACCGGAACGGCCGCTCTTGTCGCCCTGGCTGAAGCGCATGCCAAAGCGGGTGCGCCAAAACGCAGCCTTGTTTTCCTGGCGGTTACTGCTGAGGAATCCGGTCTGCTCGGCGCATATTACTACGCTTCGAACCCGGTCTTCCCGCTCGATCAAACCGTGGGCGGGATTAACATGGATGCGTTCCTGATCGCCGGCCCGGCCAAAGACGTAACCGTCGTCGGCCCGGGCAAATCGCAGCTCGACGCATTCCTTGATGCGGCGCTGGTGGCCGACGGCCGTGTGGCGACTCCGAATCCCAATCCGGAAGCAGGCTACTACTACCGCTCGGATCACTTCGCCTTCGCCAAGCAGGGCGTGCCGATGCTCTATCTCGACGGCGGTGAAGACCTGATTGAAGGCGGGCGCGAAGCGGGCGCTGCGGTTGCAACCGACTACCGCGACAACCGCTATCACGGACCGAAAGACGAGTTCGACGAGAACTGGGACTGGTCGGGCGTGATGGCCGATCTGCAGCTTTTCTACCGCATTGGCCGGTCGATGGCGCAAAGCAGTAGCTGGCCGAACTGGAACGAAGGCGACGAATTCCGCGCCACCCGTGACGAAAGCTGCGCCAGCGCCGATACCGGGTGCTAA
- the glnE gene encoding bifunctional [glutamate--ammonia ligase]-adenylyl-L-tyrosine phosphorylase/[glutamate--ammonia-ligase] adenylyltransferase, whose amino-acid sequence MATTAQPDWNRALERARENAPFLARTLDRQPELAELLAAGDVEAAFEWTRLRGQHDDAGVALRRERLALATTVAIADLAGAFTLDRVVQELTSFADRALDRAIRTAIAERSGEDSADGFIALALGKQGAGELNYSSDIDPILLYDPETLPRRATDDPGDAAQRYARRIVKLLSENTAEGYVLRVDLRLRPASEISPLVVPRASALSHYQGAALAWERAAFTRARAAAGDISAGEAFLDAIRPFVWRGHLDFGAIEEIRALTARIRDNHDGPTSPGPGFDVKRGRGGIREIEFFAQTHQLIHGGRDPSLRVRRTRSALDALAAAGQIKLDEARILGESYDRLRTIEHRLQMINDRQTHSLPDGDALDAVARLDGLANGAALIQELVEITERSGQIYEQLVGAKPTLPQSSRETTEFAERLKQLGFERPRRLATRIEGWRDGRFQSLRSPQALEAFDRLLPALLKAMAASDDPDRALTRWESVLERAPSAIALFRLLDARPELLDRLIAALTLAPMLSDEIGRRPELLDTLLDLQPLSFPVSVTEIVERMENGAERDDYEAQLDCIRRVTGEERLELGLRLIEAEYPPQSIAQALSATAEAAIVVAAKAAQTEFARNHGHIEGSELVVLGLGRLGGEALTHASDLDMIYLFTGDYSAESDGRRPLGGTLYFNRLATRVSGALSVPTAQGPLYEVDTRLRPQGNQGPLAVSVEAFAKYQRESAWTWEHMALARARVIVGSDAARAELTKVMAGVLAQERDADALRNAVLTMRGEIAAHKPMRGELDVKLARGGLVDVEFLVHFVQLREAKNLSVSRPDAMSPNLSVAIGNLVERGLLPADFAQAHDLLTDLLVAGRLLAPDGVEPPPAAANALARACRRESFAELTQDLAVSRACVAAAWADIFDQQLELE is encoded by the coding sequence ATGGCGACCACGGCACAACCTGATTGGAACCGCGCATTGGAGCGGGCGCGGGAGAATGCCCCGTTTCTCGCGCGTACTCTCGATAGGCAGCCGGAACTGGCGGAGTTGCTGGCTGCAGGTGATGTCGAAGCCGCATTCGAATGGACGCGCCTGCGGGGGCAGCACGATGACGCCGGTGTTGCGTTGCGGCGAGAGCGGCTGGCGCTGGCGACAACGGTTGCGATCGCCGATCTGGCAGGCGCATTCACGCTGGACCGGGTGGTGCAGGAACTCACTTCCTTCGCCGATCGCGCGCTTGACCGAGCCATACGAACAGCGATTGCCGAACGGTCTGGCGAAGACAGCGCTGACGGGTTCATTGCGCTGGCGCTCGGCAAACAGGGCGCGGGCGAGCTGAATTACTCGTCCGACATAGACCCGATCCTGCTCTACGATCCAGAAACGCTCCCACGACGCGCGACCGATGACCCGGGTGATGCGGCTCAGCGTTACGCACGGCGGATCGTCAAGCTCCTATCCGAGAACACCGCCGAAGGATACGTTCTGCGCGTCGATCTCCGCCTGCGTCCGGCAAGCGAGATTAGCCCGCTGGTTGTGCCGCGAGCCTCTGCGCTATCGCATTATCAAGGGGCTGCGCTGGCATGGGAGCGCGCCGCTTTCACCCGGGCAAGAGCGGCGGCTGGCGATATTTCGGCAGGAGAAGCCTTTCTCGACGCGATTCGCCCCTTCGTCTGGCGCGGCCATCTCGATTTCGGTGCTATCGAGGAAATCCGCGCGCTCACGGCCCGGATCCGAGACAATCATGATGGCCCCACAAGTCCCGGCCCGGGCTTTGACGTCAAACGCGGACGCGGCGGTATTCGCGAGATCGAATTTTTTGCGCAGACCCACCAGCTGATCCACGGCGGACGCGACCCGTCGCTGCGAGTGCGCCGGACACGCTCTGCGCTCGATGCATTGGCGGCGGCAGGGCAGATCAAACTCGATGAGGCGCGAATTCTTGGTGAGTCCTACGACCGCCTACGCACCATTGAGCACCGGCTGCAGATGATAAACGACCGGCAGACCCATAGCCTACCTGATGGCGACGCTCTCGACGCAGTCGCGCGGCTCGATGGCTTGGCCAATGGCGCGGCGCTTATTCAAGAACTGGTCGAGATTACCGAGCGTTCTGGACAGATTTATGAGCAATTGGTCGGAGCGAAGCCTACGCTCCCACAGTCCAGTCGGGAAACCACCGAGTTTGCTGAGCGGCTAAAGCAGCTTGGCTTCGAGCGACCGAGAAGGCTTGCCACACGGATCGAAGGTTGGCGCGACGGCCGGTTTCAATCGCTGCGCTCACCACAAGCGCTAGAAGCGTTTGACCGATTGCTGCCCGCGCTGCTCAAAGCGATGGCTGCGAGTGACGATCCGGACCGGGCTCTCACACGGTGGGAAAGCGTTCTCGAACGGGCGCCCTCGGCGATTGCGCTCTTTCGTCTGCTCGATGCGCGACCCGAACTGCTCGACCGCCTGATCGCCGCGCTGACTCTGGCGCCGATGCTATCTGACGAGATTGGGCGGCGACCGGAGCTGCTTGATACCCTGCTTGATCTTCAACCTCTCTCGTTTCCAGTATCGGTGACCGAGATTGTCGAGCGGATGGAGAATGGAGCCGAACGGGACGACTACGAAGCGCAGCTTGATTGCATCCGGCGCGTAACCGGTGAGGAACGGTTGGAGCTTGGTCTGCGCCTGATTGAAGCGGAGTATCCGCCGCAATCCATCGCGCAGGCTTTGTCTGCAACGGCGGAGGCTGCGATTGTTGTTGCAGCCAAAGCTGCTCAAACCGAATTCGCCCGCAATCATGGCCATATCGAAGGCAGTGAACTGGTTGTGTTGGGTCTGGGACGTCTCGGCGGGGAAGCGCTGACCCACGCTTCTGATCTCGACATGATCTACCTGTTTACCGGCGATTACAGTGCGGAGTCCGACGGACGTAGACCGCTCGGCGGCACACTCTACTTCAATCGGCTCGCAACCAGAGTTAGCGGGGCGCTTTCTGTGCCGACAGCGCAAGGTCCGCTTTATGAGGTCGACACAAGGCTTCGCCCGCAAGGCAATCAGGGGCCGCTTGCCGTATCTGTCGAAGCGTTCGCCAAGTATCAGCGCGAAAGCGCCTGGACTTGGGAGCATATGGCGCTCGCCCGTGCGCGCGTGATTGTCGGCTCCGACGCCGCTCGTGCGGAGTTAACGAAGGTGATGGCCGGCGTGTTGGCGCAGGAGCGTGACGCTGATGCACTGCGCAATGCGGTGTTGACCATGCGCGGTGAGATTGCCGCACATAAGCCGATGCGCGGCGAGTTGGATGTGAAGCTGGCGCGCGGCGGGTTGGTCGACGTCGAATTTCTCGTTCACTTCGTGCAATTGCGCGAGGCTAAGAACTTGTCGGTGAGCCGGCCTGATGCCATGTCGCCCAATCTTAGCGTCGCAATTGGCAATTTGGTCGAACGCGGGCTTCTGCCAGCGGACTTTGCCCAGGCGCATGATCTCCTGACGGATTTGCTCGTTGCCGGTCGATTGCTGGCTCCCGACGGAGTTGAACCGCCACCAGCCGCCGCTAATGCTCTGGCGCGGGCTTGCCGCCGCGAAAGCTTCGCGGAACTGACACAGGATCTCGCCGTTTCCCGCGCATGTGTCGCCGCCGCCTGGGCCGACATTTTCGATCAGCAATTGGAGTTAGAATGA
- a CDS encoding peroxiredoxin: MTDFPAAGDAMPDIEMGTPDGGTVKSSDFKGKKLVVFFYPKDNTPGCTTEAKDFTALKGDFDAAGVELLGVSKDSAKKHQNFIAKHDLKTPLATDAEEDGLSDALGIWSEKQMYGKTYMGMVRTTYLVGADGTIAQVWNKVKVKGHAEEVLAAAKAL; the protein is encoded by the coding sequence ATGACCGATTTCCCCGCCGCCGGTGATGCAATGCCCGATATCGAAATGGGCACGCCCGATGGAGGCACGGTCAAGTCGTCCGACTTCAAGGGTAAGAAACTGGTCGTGTTCTTCTATCCGAAGGACAACACGCCCGGCTGCACCACCGAGGCGAAAGACTTTACGGCGCTGAAAGGCGACTTCGATGCGGCAGGTGTAGAATTGCTAGGGGTGAGCAAGGACAGTGCCAAGAAGCATCAGAACTTCATTGCCAAGCACGATCTGAAAACGCCGCTCGCCACCGATGCAGAGGAAGACGGTCTGTCCGACGCGCTTGGCATCTGGAGCGAGAAGCAGATGTACGGAAAGACCTATATGGGCATGGTACGCACGACATATTTGGTTGGCGCAGACGGCACAATCGCGCAGGTTTGGAACAAGGTGAAGGTCAAAGGCCACGCCGAGGAAGTGCTCGCAGCGGCGAAAGCTCTCTGA
- a CDS encoding ferritin-like domain-containing protein, protein MESVASAIRAALLTADPRAKCFATRDVARRWRRRDLGCVFDQEMPDEPARPAHPELLPPNQMPKRGKFGSERARIALWHSLAHIEFVAIDLALDMAGRFGEAMGEEFVDDFLSVAADEAMHFALLARKLESLGSHYGALPAHGGLWQAAHSTRGDVAARLAIVPMVLEARGLDVTPATLERVKAAGDDHGGKILARILDDEINHVGFGTKHFLRVAESAGENPQNLWKSLVREHFRGSVKPPFNDSARLAAGLSRDFYENIAH, encoded by the coding sequence ATGGAATCGGTCGCATCCGCCATTCGAGCGGCGTTGCTCACCGCCGATCCGCGCGCCAAGTGCTTTGCGACGCGCGATGTCGCAAGGCGCTGGCGGCGCAGGGACCTTGGCTGTGTTTTTGATCAAGAAATGCCCGACGAACCGGCGCGACCGGCCCATCCTGAGCTGCTTCCTCCGAATCAGATGCCCAAGCGCGGCAAGTTCGGATCGGAGCGCGCGCGAATCGCGCTGTGGCACAGCCTGGCGCATATCGAATTCGTCGCGATCGATCTCGCGCTGGATATGGCGGGCCGATTCGGTGAGGCGATGGGCGAGGAGTTCGTTGACGATTTCCTATCCGTCGCCGCCGACGAAGCGATGCATTTCGCGCTGCTGGCTCGCAAGCTCGAGAGTCTCGGGAGCCACTACGGCGCGCTGCCGGCGCATGGCGGCCTGTGGCAGGCTGCGCATTCCACACGCGGCGATGTGGCAGCCCGGTTGGCCATTGTGCCAATGGTGCTCGAAGCGCGCGGGCTAGATGTCACACCGGCCACGCTTGAACGCGTGAAGGCGGCGGGTGACGATCACGGTGGAAAAATCCTTGCGCGTATCCTTGACGATGAAATCAATCATGTCGGTTTTGGCACCAAACACTTTCTGCGGGTTGCCGAAAGCGCTGGAGAGAATCCCCAAAACCTATGGAAATCCTTGGTTCGGGAGCACTTCAGAGGATCAGTTAAGCCGCCATTCAACGACTCAGCCCGTCTTGCAGCCGGTTTGTCGCGCGATTTTTACGAAAACATTGCGCATTAA